From Amphritea atlantica, a single genomic window includes:
- a CDS encoding ribosome modulation factor, with amino-acid sequence MKRQKRDRSSVLFNRGFTAGLVGKSKDECPVTIGDLRTQWMSGWREGREAHWNGQSGVSAININPSLH; translated from the coding sequence ATGAAGAGACAAAAACGTGATCGTTCTTCAGTACTTTTCAATCGCGGCTTTACAGCCGGACTCGTAGGCAAATCAAAAGACGAGTGCCCAGTAACAATCGGAGACCTCAGAACCCAGTGGATGAGTGGGTGGCGAGAAGGTCGTGAAGCACACTGGAATGGTCAGTCGGGTGTCTCGGCTATAAACATTAATCCATCTTTGCATTAA
- the rlmKL gene encoding bifunctional 23S rRNA (guanine(2069)-N(7))-methyltransferase RlmK/23S rRNA (guanine(2445)-N(2))-methyltransferase RlmL: MKFFATCPKGLEPVLFDELQALNVEAPKQTLAGVYFSGGLEAAYRACLWSRVANRILLELHRCPAETADQLYQGVQQLKWLEHMRPEGTLTIDFTGQSEGINHSRFGAQKVKDAIVDQIRDETGRRPSVERLKPDLRVNVHLQRGEATIAVDLSGDSLHRRGYRLQSGSAPMKENLAAALLYRCGWPEKAAQGQALLDPMCGSGTLLIEGALMAADIAPGLLRRDYGFTYWTQHDSQLWKSLIEEAQARRATGLKAVSSRFEGFDADAKVLNIARDNARRAGVESLLHLERRELSRLTRPATDAQGLVVTNPPYGERLGDEPTLFFLYQHLGERLKAEFAGWQGAVFTGNPELCRMMKLASDKTYKLYNGAIPSQLQIFNIRARKEAELQVPERPAKSEPDAREPAVTDVAPVELSDGAQMLVNRLKKNLKQLGKWAKRQDITCYRLYDADLPEYSAAIDIYNDWVHVQEYQAPKSVDMVKAFARLQEIVAVLPSVLGVPAANVILKQRRRQQGTSQYEKQDQTANFIDITEGGCRILVNLQDYLDTGLFLDHRPVRLQIQQESKGKDFLNLFCYTATASLHAAKGGARSTTSVDMSATYLNWAKKNFALNGYSEARNHFVQEDCIKWLKSQKGQSYDLIFLDPPTFSNSKRMHDVLDVQRDHVELINLAMGLLRPEGKLIFSNNYRRFKIDPQLSERYQVVDITRKTIDLDFKRSSKIHHCFEISAL, from the coding sequence ATGAAATTCTTTGCTACCTGTCCAAAAGGGCTGGAACCTGTACTGTTTGATGAGCTTCAGGCCCTGAATGTTGAAGCACCTAAACAAACCCTGGCGGGTGTTTACTTTTCAGGCGGGCTGGAAGCGGCCTATCGCGCCTGTTTATGGTCACGGGTAGCCAATCGTATTTTACTTGAATTGCACCGCTGTCCGGCAGAAACCGCCGATCAGCTTTATCAGGGAGTGCAGCAACTCAAGTGGCTTGAGCATATGCGTCCTGAAGGGACTCTGACGATCGATTTTACGGGGCAGTCCGAGGGTATTAACCACAGTCGCTTTGGGGCGCAAAAGGTTAAGGATGCCATTGTCGATCAGATCCGTGATGAAACCGGGCGTCGTCCCTCTGTTGAGCGCCTGAAGCCGGACCTGAGAGTCAATGTTCACCTGCAGCGTGGTGAGGCAACGATCGCCGTTGATCTATCCGGGGATAGTCTTCATCGTCGTGGCTATCGTCTGCAGTCCGGCTCTGCGCCGATGAAAGAAAACCTTGCTGCGGCCTTGCTCTACCGTTGTGGCTGGCCGGAGAAGGCTGCTCAGGGGCAGGCCTTGCTTGATCCAATGTGTGGTTCGGGAACATTGCTGATAGAGGGGGCGTTGATGGCTGCCGATATCGCTCCGGGTCTGCTGCGACGTGATTATGGCTTTACTTACTGGACACAGCACGACAGTCAACTCTGGAAATCCCTGATTGAAGAAGCTCAGGCGCGTCGTGCTACGGGCCTGAAGGCTGTCAGCAGCCGTTTTGAAGGTTTCGATGCGGATGCAAAAGTACTCAATATTGCGCGGGATAATGCCCGCAGAGCCGGTGTAGAGTCATTGCTTCACCTTGAGCGCCGGGAGCTATCGCGACTGACACGTCCGGCCACAGACGCCCAGGGTCTGGTGGTAACGAATCCGCCTTATGGTGAGCGTCTGGGAGATGAGCCAACGCTGTTCTTCCTCTATCAGCATCTGGGGGAGCGCCTTAAAGCTGAATTTGCCGGCTGGCAAGGGGCGGTGTTTACCGGTAATCCAGAGCTCTGCCGGATGATGAAGCTGGCATCGGATAAAACCTATAAGTTATATAACGGTGCGATTCCGAGTCAGTTACAAATCTTTAATATCCGGGCACGAAAAGAAGCTGAGCTTCAAGTGCCTGAGAGGCCTGCCAAATCTGAACCTGATGCCCGGGAACCTGCCGTTACAGATGTTGCGCCGGTCGAATTAAGTGATGGCGCGCAGATGCTGGTTAACCGGTTGAAGAAAAATCTGAAGCAACTGGGTAAGTGGGCAAAGCGTCAGGATATAACCTGTTATCGTTTATATGATGCCGACCTGCCGGAGTATTCTGCCGCGATTGATATCTACAACGACTGGGTACATGTGCAGGAATATCAGGCGCCTAAAAGTGTTGATATGGTTAAAGCGTTTGCCCGCTTGCAGGAAATTGTTGCTGTGCTGCCGTCAGTGCTGGGGGTGCCGGCAGCCAATGTCATTCTGAAACAGCGTCGTCGTCAGCAGGGTACAAGTCAGTATGAAAAACAGGATCAGACTGCGAATTTCATCGATATAACCGAAGGTGGCTGTCGTATTCTGGTTAACCTGCAAGACTATCTCGATACCGGTTTGTTTCTGGATCATCGTCCGGTGCGATTGCAGATTCAGCAAGAATCGAAGGGGAAGGACTTCCTTAATCTGTTCTGCTATACCGCGACCGCATCACTTCATGCCGCTAAGGGCGGTGCCCGGTCAACCACAAGTGTTGATATGTCGGCGACCTATCTTAACTGGGCTAAGAAGAACTTCGCTTTAAATGGCTACTCAGAAGCACGTAACCACTTTGTCCAGGAGGACTGTATCAAGTGGTTAAAGAGTCAGAAAGGACAAAGCTATGATCTGATCTTCCTGGATCCGCCAACGTTCTCTAACTCTAAGCGGATGCATGATGTTCTGGATGTTCAGCGAGATCATGTTGAGCTGATCAATCTGGCGATGGGATTGTTGCGCCCGGAGGGTAAGCTGATCTTTTCCAATAACTATCGGCGCTTTAAAATTGATCCTCAGTTGTCAGAGCGTTATCAGGTGGTGGACATTACCCGTAAAACGATCGATCTTGATTTTAAGCGCAGCAGTAAGATTCATCACTGCTTCGAGATCTCAGCACTTTAA
- a CDS encoding ammonium transporter — MESVNSAVETLVQSSNTLFILMGAIMVFAMHAGFAFLEVGTVRQKNQVNALVKIMTDFGFSAVAYFFIGYWVAYDVTFFQDAETLAQGNGYELVKFFFLMTFAAAIPAIVSGGIAERAQFWPFLIASSLIVAFVYPFFEGIIWNGNYGIQDWMEASFGAAFHDFAGSVVVHAVGGWLGLVAVIMLGIRKGRYRGGKLVAFPPSNIPFLALGAWILSIGWFGFNVMSAQTLDGISGLVAVNSLMAMVGGIIVSLLLGKNDPGFIHNGPLAGLVAICAGSDIVHPIGALMIGGIAGGLFVWMFTVVQNRWKIDDVLGVWPLHGLCGAWGGIAAGIFGSVSLGGLGGVSLTAQVIGTVLGIVIAVVGGVIVYGAIKVVMGLRLDEEQEFNGADLSIHNIESVSVD, encoded by the coding sequence GTGGAAAGCGTTAATAGTGCCGTAGAAACACTCGTCCAGAGTTCAAATACGCTGTTTATCCTGATGGGCGCCATCATGGTATTCGCGATGCATGCCGGGTTTGCCTTTCTTGAGGTGGGTACCGTCCGTCAGAAGAACCAGGTCAATGCGCTGGTTAAAATTATGACGGACTTCGGATTTTCCGCAGTCGCTTATTTTTTTATCGGCTACTGGGTCGCTTACGACGTTACCTTCTTTCAGGATGCTGAGACCCTGGCGCAGGGGAATGGCTATGAACTGGTGAAGTTCTTCTTTCTGATGACTTTTGCTGCGGCGATCCCGGCAATTGTCTCGGGTGGTATTGCTGAGCGGGCGCAGTTCTGGCCTTTCCTGATCGCTTCTTCCCTGATCGTTGCGTTTGTCTATCCGTTTTTTGAAGGCATTATCTGGAATGGTAATTATGGTATTCAGGATTGGATGGAGGCCTCGTTTGGTGCGGCGTTCCATGATTTTGCCGGATCCGTGGTGGTTCATGCCGTGGGTGGCTGGCTCGGTCTGGTGGCAGTGATTATGCTGGGTATCCGAAAAGGGCGTTACAGAGGCGGAAAGCTGGTTGCGTTTCCGCCCTCGAATATTCCTTTTCTGGCGCTGGGTGCGTGGATCCTCAGTATCGGTTGGTTTGGGTTTAATGTGATGTCTGCGCAGACGCTGGATGGTATTTCCGGTCTGGTAGCAGTCAACAGCCTGATGGCGATGGTTGGCGGTATTATCGTTTCACTGTTGCTGGGTAAGAATGACCCCGGGTTTATCCATAACGGTCCTCTGGCGGGTCTTGTGGCGATATGTGCCGGTTCAGATATTGTGCATCCAATTGGTGCGTTGATGATCGGGGGTATTGCTGGGGGGCTGTTCGTCTGGATGTTTACCGTGGTGCAGAATCGCTGGAAGATTGATGATGTGCTGGGTGTGTGGCCATTACACGGGCTTTGCGGTGCGTGGGGCGGTATTGCGGCGGGTATCTTCGGTTCGGTCTCTCTGGGAGGTCTGGGCGGTGTCAGTCTGACTGCGCAGGTTATTGGTACTGTTTTGGGGATAGTGATCGCGGTGGTTGGTGGTGTGATCGTTTATGGCGCCATTAAAGTTGTCATGGGTCTTCGGCTGGATGAGGAGCAGGAGTTTAACGGTGCGGATCTGTCGATTCATAATATCGAGTCCGTATCGGTTGACTGA